The following is a genomic window from Elaeis guineensis isolate ETL-2024a chromosome 10, EG11, whole genome shotgun sequence.
aagattttaatgatttattttggccttgcatattctttaggacttgctctaagaagTGTGCAGCCATCActtatccgatccggatgttagATTCGGAGCGTGACAGAACCATTATAAAACAAGTTGAGATTGAGCTATGCTTGGCTCGCTCGAGGTCAGCCTGAAATCAAACAATTGGACCCGGCTGAAATCATCACAAGAATAGGTGAAAAACATTAAACACCttcttgccaaaaaaaaaagaacattaaACACTTACATTTGGGAACAAAATCTAGCAGTGCTAATATTATCATGCTCTTTTCCTCTCCAAGCCAAAAATGTGTCTAAAACACTATCATGAACTTCCTAGAAGCCAACTCCATTTGTTGTAGGAAGAAGCTTAAGTCAAGGAGAAGGTTCATTTCCACAGCAGAAATGGTCAACAACATTTCGTTCATTACACAATGGATGATTTCCAGCTATGATATCGAGACACCGAAGAGCAAAATTCCACCAAAAAAAGACAACCAAACTGGCAGGCCGGACAAATCTTCTGTTAGATCTTGTAAGAATACATATTTGAAATGGCCAAAATCCTCTCACTTCATATTTGAACTTCATAATTTATAGTCTGAACTTTGTTCATATCCACGCATCATTGATAAAAATCTGTTCCCGACATCATTCTTTATGATAGAACCAATTTATTCCTTATCTTGCTCCTTGAGACTGACAACCAAGTTGCTTTCCACCAAAAACAAATGGATTCCACCTGATCCTGTTAGCTTGAACAGAGTTACTGTAAAACTAGGCTAGATGCGCAAGTCGCATGATTATCGCTATACAATATGTTTAATTGAAGATTGCAGGAGCGGAAAGCCTGAAGCAAGACTTTTTGTGTCTAGAATAGCATTTTCTTCAAGTAAATTGATAAGGCACATGGGAAAACATCTCCAGGTTATTTGCTTGTTTTGCTAATTATTTGACTCAAAATGGACAGTCACTTGAATCAAAGCTTGTCTTCTTCCATCTACATCTGCCTATAAAGCGGGACAACCTACAGCAGCATGGCAAAAGCTTCTAGCTCCTACAAAATATCCAATTGTCATGTATCATCAAGCATCTGAAATGAATGAGAGCCCTGGGACCTGCTTGTCCAATAGTCATGCACTATCAAGCACCTAAAAATAAAAGAGAGGTCCAGCCTCGCCTGTCCATCTGCCTTCCCACCCTCATCATTTCTGCACTGTAACAGACAAaacattatttttcaaaaatgaaTGTTCGACATCGCATACAGAGTATGAGTCTGTCATTCACCTACCGATTTCACCCCCTCTTCTAAATGAAGATCCCATATTCAAAATCAGGAAGGTGTTTCCCCAAGTATTTGATATGGATAATTCTTGCATCATCTCTTTAAAATGATTGGTTGTGATCCCTCCattcttgaaaaaaaagaaaaaaaatcatacttGTAGGGTGCTAGATCATCGGCAATCTAATAAGCGACAGTAGAAATGACTATGAAATTTAAGCTCTAATATAGCCAATCTGTGTCAAAAATTTACTCTCTAACATTGCAATGCCTACTAATCTTCCAAAAAACTTGCAagtgtaatttttttttagatcatatactTTTCAATGTTTTAAGGGGGGAAAAAATGAAGAAATGCAAAATGTTGGAATAACTTAACCGTGTTACTAAAGTTGGCCCATTGTTTCGGCTGAAACTCTGGAACTGACACTAGCTTTGGATCAGTTCCAGCTATAACATATTTTTCAGATCTGGAGTTTGGAATGAAACTTCAAATTATGGACTATGGCACCTATGTGATAATTTAACAGTATCAAATGTGTCGTTTGTTAGAAGCCCTCAACTCATCCACCAGTGTTTTCAAGCATATTCAAATGTCAAGTATTTAGCATTTCTGTTTCTGTGGTTCACCAAAAATGAAGAGCACTTATGTTATTGTTTATTTGGTTGGCACACTTTTTTGTTTAGACTCTGGAGAACTTAAGTTGCTGTTTGAAGATCACTTTATAGTTGAGATCAACCTATATCCGATTGTCCTAGTTCTTATTAAGGAACATGCCTGCATGTCCAAGTTGTCTATAATGGTTAATTTCTCAATTATAATGCAAGGACTTTGGCCATGCTAAGAATATGACCATTCCATTGATACCTCAATGCAATTAGAGTTGTTTTTGATCTCTCCAGTACACATCTATGCTGGGGAACTTGAGGTTATATCATCAGGAGATATTTCATTTTGCCACTAGATGGCTATGTTTTCTTCGATATACTACATGATAAAATCAAGTTTCTTTTTCGTACTTGTAGAATGGAAATCTAGCTGAGATTAAACCTACAGTTAAGACTCATATTTTTGGAAGCAGAAAAAGAACACATATTTGTGTAACACAGTGCATGAATATTTTTGCTGAATGGGcataaaaaatgccaaaaatagcTAAACAACCATCTGCTCCCTTTCATAATTTTTTCTGCATTTTTCATCATGTTTCTAATCCAGACATAAAACaaacatcatggatcagaccCTAATCATTCCTTTCATACGTTCGATAAGGAAACCTCCCGCATAGCTCACCTTCACTGAAAACTTAGATCTGAAGATAAATTCCAGCCATACATAGGTTTAGTCCTGGCATGCTCAAGCCCCATGAACCGTGAACTTTTCCCTTCCCCCGAGCACTTCTACATCACATATCTTTTACCCAAACAAAAAATTGACATATATCATATAACAACCCAAAAATCCTAAGAGATCAAACCAAAAAATTGGATCCAGGTCTAATTGTCACCCGTTCAGATTAGGTTGCTTTTGATAAACATTCAGCCCAACTTGTAATTCCAAACTCAACATGAAGATTAAACATGTTAACATTAAAGGATTGAATATAATTATTATTGCTATGGCCATTATCCATAATTCTCAATTTTAAACAACCATTTTTTGAGTTATCAATTTCAACACAAcctatccaaaatttctaaatggcTCAAGTATGGGCATGAAATCCAGAACTTGCTATCTGGTCAGCTCAACATCCCCACTTCTCCCACTTTTTCTTTCAACCAATCAAACAATTCAATTCTCTTAGAGTTCAAATATTTTTACCTCAGAAAGCACCAAGAAAGATTGCCTACAAACAGCATTTCCCCATCTATAGTAGTCAACATGTATGGATATACATCACAACTTATGAAACTTCTTGAGGTGAGCTCTTTGTGAGTTGGTGCAGTATCTTCTGAAAGAAAATGCTAGGAAAATTTAGAAGGCTGACCAAGGGAAAGAGAGCCTTAAATTGTTAATGACAGAGTTAAAACTCATGCTACCATGAGCTACTGCTCTTAGATTACTGTCTCCTGACACAACCATCAAATTAAAGAACTTCCTGACTAACTGGGATAAAACTGGAGGCATATCTCCTGCACTTTGAACAGAATTTAGTGTACTACATTTTCAGGATCAAAGACACAACTTTCATAGTGCCTTCGAGTTGCAGGACCATTCAAAAACTTCATCTGCAGGATAAGTGCAACATTACTAATGTTACACACTACTAATTTGATGGAGCCCCTGACGACTGGGTGTACCATAGGGCCAGTTGGTAATCCATGGTATCTGGCATCAAATTGTGGACCCTGAACAGAAAATTAACAGAACAATGGCACAGATcaacaaaatctttcttttactcCATTCCAGAATAGGTTATCTGGAAGAAATAACATCAAACTCCGGAATTTTGTCATTTTCTTGAAGTTGATTGCAATGGCTATCAGAACTAAAGTACCTATATCTCTACCATGATGTTCCTAAAAAACACATATAATTTATTGAAAAAAGTGCTTCTAAGAAACTTGGAAAGCAAAGTAATTATCCGCTAAGTACCTTGTACTTCTAGCAGTCATTGTGGTATCACTATGTAACTTGATGAAGTATTAGCTAATATAATATGATGGACCAGCGAACCACTTAGAGACGATCCTCTGATAATCAAGTTGCATTATTACTAGAAGCAGACTATGGCATCTTTTGTTTGGTTCCACCATCTCACTAATCAGCAGCAAGCCACTGCTGTCGAGAAAAGAACAAGGGAAACaaaattaaaatgaaaataaAGCAACAAAAGTTGCAGAATGTAAAAGAATGATACAACAAGAATATTATTCACTTCTCTGCATTAGAGGCTTGCCAAACTGATGGTCTCGTCTCCATTTTGCAGCCTGAATTATAAATTCTTATTCCTAGCATGAAATTCATCAAAAGTACATGACAGATCCGTCTGTATAATGACATGGAAAATGGAAAAGCTATGACAGAGATATTTCTTCACTGCTTCTTATCTCACACTTCCAGAAATAACTATAAACCATTCAAATGAACCACAGGCATCAATAATTTATGAATAACATTTTTAAGAATGCATAGTTCACCCTTCTCAGAATCACATCATGTAACTATCCAAATTAGCAGTCTAATTCCCAATTTTTTGCACTAATGGATGCTGATAACCAAAAATATAAGTATTCATTTCTCTCTATCCACCGAACATTTgtatttttcttaaaataatttcaaatggtCAGTGAACATGCAGATAAAATGAAAGAGACATCcagttgatccaaaatcttagacatgaATGCTCCAAGGATATGCCATATGACCATATGAGCAAAAAGACTCTGCAATTCAAAATTATGAGCTCCATCAACACAAGTTGACATCTACCCTCTATAGACCATGAACTATCAATTACCTGCAACTCAGATAAATGCTAGCATAAATAGAGTGCTGCAAAAGAGCTACACAGAATCCAATAAGCAAACCATGCAAGAATAAGTAGCAAAATCAATTTCAGCTGAAATCTTTCAGCCTTCTCTTTAACATGTCCATTGACTTCTTCCGAGCATTTTGCTTTGCACCGCGGTTCGAGAGGCTCCCGAATAGTCTATCTGGTGAATCCTTGAATTTCTCACAAATAGTGGCCACCTTTTTGTAGTCCAAAGCACCATAGTTTTTCTGCCTTATTACAGGATTCATGAAGTTCTCTGGCTGATTGCTTAGTAGAAGGTTAACCAACTGCCTGGCTTCTACCAAACAATCTCTAAAACTGGTTGCTTTCTTCAACTCGCTCAATCCTGTGCTTTCAAACCTCTCATCTGCAAATGATTCTAGCATCTTGAGGTCATTGTCGATGCCCATCACAGCACTAATAGTGAATCTTTTCACATTCTCACTAAGGAAAGCTGACACAATAGAGTCAGAGATGTGACCCAGTGTACCAACTCCAATCTTGTACATGGACTCTAAAGACAAAATCTGCAGAGCGGAGGACACTATGCTATCAAGGTAGACAAGGACCTCATTGATATAATCATTTGCATGTTCCGGTGCATCATCAGCTGTCCAATTGACATTGCTCATGAGTGCCATAAACTCATCCAACTTGGAGTTCACCAAGTTCAACAGTGCATTATAGGCAACAATCTGTGAGGCCTTTAGAACAGTCTTAGCAGTCAAACCAGAATGAGGCCTTTCAACCATACGTACAGGGATGCCACAGAGTTGGGCAGCCTGCAAGAGAAAAAAATCACAAGCACGCTCAAGAACAGCTATATTGGCTGCAATTTGCATTGCCTGTGAAGCGACTAAGTTCCCACTGTGGATCATGTTCAGCAAAGCACCATTCAACACATCAATCAAGAGCTTGTCTAGATACTTTTTTACAACATCATAGAAGTTCATGCGACCTCCATATGATAAGTAGCTGACTGAGTCCTCGATGAAGGAGCGCACAATACGACAAACATCGGGAACAGATGAAGAGAAGCTTGCCACATATGGGAAAGCTGGCATTATATCTGAAGACTGAATATGGAATGACAAGACATTCATGTCATACTCATATTCCTTTTTCATGACCATCTGTTCAAAAGTGTCATTAGCAAGGATGTCAGCTATTTGCTTCCGGCATTCGTTGAGGAGAAGCTCATGGTATTTGTCCCTGCTGTTATCCAGAACCTCCATCAGAGGTGTTACCCTGTATCCATACCGTGTAAGGGTTGCCCCCAAAAGAGTGACAAAGTCTTTGATAAGTAGAAGGTGGCTTGCAGCATCCATGTGAGAGAATTGATCCTCTAGAACAGATGTCATCTTGGCAACAGCTGTATCCCATATTGTCTCAACCTGACTCTCTGACAACAATCCCCCTGCTGTCCGTAGAACCCGATCCTCTACAATGAAATACCCAGCAATCTGTGTGAAGAAGGGTTGATGGGATTCAAGAAAGGCCTGTGCCACTGAAATCTGCAAATCCAAATTCAGCTGCATCAGCCGATTCTTGCAGTAGTAATCACGGAACTTCTCCTCAATGCCAAGACAAGTGTGGATGTGATGTGCTCGGTATACAGGTGTAAGATCAAATTCTAGCACTGAATCTTCATCAATATGCTTGACATCTAAGGTGTACACACAATCACCAACCCCCGAACGGCTCTGCTCTTCAGCTTCTCTTTGGCGAGAACGCATGTCCTCCTCTCTTTTACGGGCCGAGGCAGCCTGTCCTATAGCCAACTGCCCTATCTCCTTTGCCATGCCCCTAATATACACGAGCCAGTCATTGAATTCACAACAAACTTTCTTCTCAATATACAACTTTATTGCTGGTATGTGCTTCTCAATAACCTTTCGGAAAGCCTTGACCGGAATATTTTGCAAGGTCCCCTTCTCAATCAAGCCCAAAGTCTTCAGTGCAGGGTAAAACCGGCCCTCTGATATGTGCCAGTTGCACGTCAGGCATAGATTTGAGACCTGCACACAGATCTTCAATGTCTGCAAGGCCTCGGTAACATTTTTCTTGATTGAATAGAGCTCAAGGAGCTCCTCAAGCTTCAACAAAAGAGCACTTGCCACTTCTTGAAGCCGAAAATTCTCGCTGGATAGCATGCTTTTTAACTCATCAGCATCAACCAACACACCACGTAGCTCATCAACAGCAAGAATGAAttcctcatagtgaagcttgcagaGCTCCTCTATCTCAACTTCCTTCTTCTTGGCAATGGTTCTGAGTTGGTGCGTGAGAGCCTCCGGCTTCCCCAATTCAAAAGCATGGCGAACAATGGGACCCAAATCCTCGCCATTTGTGATTGCAGTAACCAGGCCTATGTCAATTCCTTTATCCCCATTTTCTGCCAAAGTTTTCTTCTTGGGTATGGCACTCATTGTCCAGATTAAACTACAAAAGAAAGCATACACAGATCATTTAAATGAAACAAATGCCTAgtaatttttctataaaaaaaaaaaaaaaacacccagaaagagaaaaattttgaaaattttacctAAAAGGTGATACTTAAAGGAGATTTCCTAGTCACTATCATAATTGGATTATCGTGATACaaacaacagaagaaaaaaaCAATGGGCCCATGAAATTGTTCATACAACTAAGCATTCTATGTCAGCATTAACACAGAAAACTCTTTTCTTGACAAGATTTTTCACAATGATGCAAACTTCTTTCTTCCTCCAAGTAAATCGATATATCAGAAGAAGAAAAACTACGAAAATAAGATCTACGGCACCAAGAAATTGTGTTTTTCATTTCTCAAAATTATGTTgcttcatgcataattttagaatATTAACTTCATTTATTACCAAACAAAAGACACTAACCACCCAACCAtcctccataaaaaaaaaaaaatatatatatatatatagcaaaaaaatcaaaaaggaaaAGCCACCACTGATTGAGCTCAGCTATAAGTTGAAGGCAAATGAAATGAATCCGCAGCAAAACACAAACTGTTTTAAGAACAAACACATTCAGAACACTCAAAGAATCCAAAGATCAAGAAAcaagcataaaaaaattttaaacaaaaaaacatCTACTCACAGACGAACGCGGCGAGCTCCAGTGACTTggcgaagaagaggaagagagggaatcTTGCTTTTATTCTTAAGGGCGAAGGGAAATTGAGAAAAAGGAGCCCCTTATAACCCCTGGTCTGGTCTCCTCTCTCTCTgctttatttctttttatttaaaaaattaatatattctgCACCCTCTCTGCTGCCGTCTCGTTGGTTCCTCCGATTTTAACGAGGCCCGTTAATGGGTCCTTTTGGACTGCTTCCTCTCCCGTGTCCGCTTCTACAAGCACCCACGAGAAAACCCAATAACAAACCCAACGAAATGCAAATGAGAGTTTGGATTCTTCACCGTACACGATTTGCAATACTATAACACCCTGGCCAGCTTCTATATCATCTAACACCGTATATTTTATATGCCCTACATCATTTAGGACCAGAAAATATGGCGACCACCCAAGATTGTACAACTCTCTTCACTATAAACAATGCATCATGGATCATGGGTTATGCAAATGGATCGGGTGGAGGACTGGTCATGATCGATCAGATGAATCTGATCAGGCGATGAACTCAAGCTTGAACAAGAATAGCATGCTATGAATGTCAAGATCGATCGAGTGTCAGGATCAACCCGATAAACGTGGCTAGACTTGGTGCTATCATCGATGAACTCAAGCTTG
Proteins encoded in this region:
- the LOC105053429 gene encoding exocyst complex component SEC15A; amino-acid sequence: MSAIPKKKTLAENGDKGIDIGLVTAITNGEDLGPIVRHAFELGKPEALTHQLRTIAKKKEVEIEELCKLHYEEFILAVDELRGVLVDADELKSMLSSENFRLQEVASALLLKLEELLELYSIKKNVTEALQTLKICVQVSNLCLTCNWHISEGRFYPALKTLGLIEKGTLQNIPVKAFRKVIEKHIPAIKLYIEKKVCCEFNDWLVYIRGMAKEIGQLAIGQAASARKREEDMRSRQREAEEQSRSGVGDCVYTLDVKHIDEDSVLEFDLTPVYRAHHIHTCLGIEEKFRDYYCKNRLMQLNLDLQISVAQAFLESHQPFFTQIAGYFIVEDRVLRTAGGLLSESQVETIWDTAVAKMTSVLEDQFSHMDAASHLLLIKDFVTLLGATLTRYGYRVTPLMEVLDNSRDKYHELLLNECRKQIADILANDTFEQMVMKKEYEYDMNVLSFHIQSSDIMPAFPYVASFSSSVPDVCRIVRSFIEDSVSYLSYGGRMNFYDVVKKYLDKLLIDVLNGALLNMIHSGNLVASQAMQIAANIAVLERACDFFLLQAAQLCGIPVRMVERPHSGLTAKTVLKASQIVAYNALLNLVNSKLDEFMALMSNVNWTADDAPEHANDYINEVLVYLDSIVSSALQILSLESMYKIGVGTLGHISDSIVSAFLSENVKRFTISAVMGIDNDLKMLESFADERFESTGLSELKKATSFRDCLVEARQLVNLLLSNQPENFMNPVIRQKNYGALDYKKVATICEKFKDSPDRLFGSLSNRGAKQNARKKSMDMLKRRLKDFS